One genomic window of Ruminococcus gauvreauii includes the following:
- the polA gene encoding DNA polymerase I yields MEKIVLVDGHSIINRAFYGIPDLTNADGKHTNAVYGFLNILFKTLEEEQPQYLSVAFDVHAPTFRHEKYEAYKGTRKPMPQELREQVPLLKEVLGAMGVCLLSMEGYEADDLLGTVAKKSEAQGMEVTIVSGDRDLLQLATERIKIRIPKTKGGKTITEDYLAADVLERYQVTPAQIIDLKGLMGDSSDNIPGIPGVGEKTATKLIAEYGSIENAHEHLEEVKPNKARESLRDHYDLAVLSKDLATINTDSPVAFEPESARLKDLFTPEAYQYFKELEFKNLLSRFSCESPVPDVEESFRTVSELTEAESVFSKFSESADIGMYLLIQDGDLLGAALTGSADDICFLPVQGFITEDYLKDKIGMLLDCGSVTAMLDIKQALVVAEPKNKQSVFDIGVAAYLNNPLKSAYTYDDIAKEILGLMLPSKEDLLARLSLRDALVQKPEAVTRFACYMSYTAFAAKQPLEKLLEEKGMLELYREIELPLVFVLHDMEKEGIRAAKDELKVYGDQLQVRILELEELIYQKAGEKFNINSPKQLGVILFEKLKLPGAKKTKTGYSTAADVLDKLAPDHEIVTDILEYRQLTKLKSTYADGLAGYIGEDGRIHSNFNQTITATGRISSTEPNLQNIPIRMELGRLIRKVFVPKEDCVFLDADYSQIELRVLAHCSGDETLIEAYREAKDIHRITASQVFHTPFSEVTDLQRRNAKAVNFGIVYGISSFGLSQDLSITRKEAADYIEKYFETYPKIKQYLDGLVADAKKKGYAQTLFGRRRPIPELSSSNFMQRSFGERVAMNSPIQGTAADIIKIAMIRVNERLKERSLRSRLILQVHDELLIEAYRDELGEVSEILRTEMQGAADLAVPLEVDMHQGENWYEAK; encoded by the coding sequence ATGGAGAAAATAGTTTTAGTTGACGGACATAGCATTATCAACCGCGCATTTTACGGCATACCGGATCTGACAAATGCGGATGGGAAACACACGAATGCGGTGTACGGTTTTTTGAATATTCTGTTTAAGACTTTGGAGGAAGAGCAGCCGCAGTATCTGTCGGTTGCTTTTGATGTGCATGCGCCTACCTTTCGGCATGAGAAGTATGAGGCATACAAGGGCACCAGAAAACCGATGCCTCAGGAACTCAGGGAACAGGTTCCGCTGCTGAAAGAGGTACTGGGGGCGATGGGAGTCTGCCTGCTTTCCATGGAAGGGTACGAGGCGGATGACCTGCTGGGAACTGTGGCGAAGAAAAGCGAAGCACAGGGCATGGAGGTGACCATCGTATCAGGGGACCGTGACCTGCTGCAGCTTGCAACGGAAAGAATCAAGATCCGCATTCCCAAGACGAAAGGAGGCAAAACGATCACTGAAGATTATCTGGCGGCAGATGTGCTGGAGAGATACCAGGTGACACCTGCTCAGATCATTGATCTCAAAGGGCTGATGGGAGACAGCTCCGACAATATTCCCGGCATTCCGGGAGTCGGTGAAAAGACTGCCACGAAGCTGATTGCAGAATATGGAAGCATTGAGAATGCCCACGAGCATCTGGAAGAGGTAAAACCGAACAAGGCAAGGGAATCGCTGAGGGATCACTATGACCTTGCAGTGCTGAGCAAGGACCTTGCCACGATCAACACGGACAGTCCGGTCGCATTTGAACCGGAATCTGCGAGATTAAAAGATCTGTTTACGCCGGAAGCATATCAGTATTTCAAAGAACTGGAGTTTAAAAATCTGTTGTCACGTTTTTCCTGCGAATCTCCGGTTCCTGATGTAGAGGAGTCGTTTCGAACAGTTTCCGAGCTGACGGAAGCGGAATCGGTGTTTTCAAAATTTTCTGAATCCGCTGATATCGGAATGTATCTTTTGATACAGGATGGTGATTTGCTGGGCGCCGCACTGACCGGATCGGCGGATGATATTTGTTTTCTGCCGGTACAGGGGTTTATCACGGAGGATTATCTGAAAGACAAGATCGGAATGCTGCTTGACTGCGGAAGCGTAACGGCGATGCTGGATATCAAGCAGGCGCTTGTTGTTGCAGAGCCGAAGAACAAACAGAGTGTATTTGACATCGGGGTTGCCGCCTATCTGAATAACCCTCTGAAATCCGCCTACACGTATGATGATATCGCGAAAGAAATTCTCGGCCTGATGCTTCCTTCAAAAGAGGATTTGCTGGCAAGGCTTTCACTGCGGGATGCGCTGGTTCAGAAGCCGGAAGCCGTGACGCGTTTTGCGTGCTATATGAGCTACACCGCATTTGCGGCTAAACAGCCGCTTGAAAAGCTGCTGGAAGAAAAGGGGATGCTGGAACTGTACCGGGAGATCGAGCTGCCCCTTGTCTTTGTACTGCATGATATGGAAAAAGAAGGGATCCGTGCGGCAAAGGACGAACTGAAAGTGTATGGGGATCAGCTGCAGGTGAGAATCCTGGAGCTGGAAGAGCTCATTTATCAAAAGGCAGGGGAGAAATTCAATATCAACTCTCCCAAACAGCTGGGCGTGATCCTGTTTGAAAAGCTGAAACTCCCGGGTGCGAAAAAAACCAAAACGGGGTATTCCACGGCTGCGGACGTCCTTGATAAGCTGGCACCTGATCACGAGATCGTGACGGATATTCTTGAATACCGTCAGCTGACGAAATTGAAATCTACCTACGCGGACGGACTTGCAGGATATATCGGCGAGGACGGCAGGATTCATTCGAACTTTAATCAGACGATTACGGCTACGGGAAGAATCAGCAGCACGGAACCTAATCTGCAGAATATTCCGATACGGATGGAACTCGGAAGGCTGATCCGCAAGGTTTTTGTTCCAAAGGAGGACTGTGTGTTCCTGGATGCGGATTACTCTCAGATCGAACTGCGCGTGCTGGCACACTGTTCCGGCGATGAAACACTGATTGAGGCATACCGTGAGGCGAAGGATATTCACAGGATTACCGCGTCACAGGTGTTCCATACACCGTTCTCAGAGGTGACAGACCTGCAGCGAAGAAATGCAAAAGCGGTTAACTTCGGAATCGTCTACGGCATCAGTTCCTTCGGACTCAGTCAGGACTTAAGCATCACAAGAAAAGAGGCGGCGGATTATATCGAAAAATATTTTGAAACATATCCGAAGATCAAACAGTATCTGGATGGTCTGGTTGCTGATGCGAAAAAGAAGGGATATGCACAGACGCTGTTCGGCAGAAGGCGTCCGATCCCGGAACTGTCTTCCAGCAATTTCATGCAGCGTTCCTTTGGCGAGCGGGTTGCGATGAATTCTCCGATCCAGGGAACGGCAGCGGATATCATTAAAATTGCAATGATCCGTGTCAATGAACGGCTGAAAGAACGCAGTCTGCGCTCGCGCCTGATTCTTCAGGTGCACGATGAACTGCTGATCGAAGCGTACAGGGATGAACTCGGCGAGGTTTCGGAGATTCTGCGTACAGAAATGCAGGGGGCGGCTGATCTTGCGGTCCCGCTGGAAGTGGATATGCACCAGGGAGAGAACTGGTATGAGGCAAAATAG
- the mgtE gene encoding magnesium transporter, which produces MKERITQLLEDKKLAELREELQKINPADLAILLEDMDEKERLLVYRLLPKELAADTFAFMESDMQEGLINGFTDRELREVLEQTFVDDAVDMIEEMPANVINRILRSTDRETRDAINQILNYPKDSAGSIMTIEYVKLSRYLTVADAISRIRRVGTDKETIYTCYVTEYRKLIGMVTVKDLLLAEDDELVEDIMETNVITVNTHDDKEDVAKQMSKYDFMAMPVVDDEGRLVGIVTFDDAIDVLEEETTEDFSKLAAMSPNEDSYFKTSVPIHAKNRIGWLLVLMLSATLSGSVLRHYEAAFQAIPLLVSFIPMLMGIGGNCGSQTSTLVIRGLALDEIHIGDFFRIIWKELRIALIVSVVLAIVNGIRIQLTYHDMTISLIVALSMVGIVILGKLVGGMLPIVAKSLKLDPALMATPLITTILDTCSILIYFGIATHFLALT; this is translated from the coding sequence GTGAAAGAGAGAATTACACAGCTTCTGGAAGATAAAAAGCTGGCGGAATTAAGGGAAGAGCTTCAGAAGATTAATCCTGCCGATCTGGCGATTCTTCTGGAGGATATGGATGAGAAAGAGCGTCTCCTCGTGTACCGGCTGCTGCCGAAGGAACTGGCGGCAGATACTTTTGCGTTCATGGAAAGTGATATGCAGGAAGGCCTGATCAACGGATTCACGGATCGTGAGCTTCGTGAGGTACTGGAACAGACTTTTGTTGACGATGCTGTCGATATGATTGAGGAAATGCCTGCAAACGTGATCAACCGTATTCTGCGCAGTACCGACAGGGAAACACGCGATGCGATCAATCAGATTCTGAACTATCCGAAAGACAGTGCCGGAAGCATCATGACAATCGAGTATGTCAAGCTTTCCCGCTATCTGACAGTCGCTGATGCCATTTCCAGAATCCGGCGCGTGGGCACGGATAAAGAGACGATCTACACGTGTTATGTGACGGAATACCGGAAACTGATCGGGATGGTCACAGTCAAGGACCTGCTCCTCGCTGAAGATGATGAGCTGGTTGAAGATATCATGGAAACAAATGTCATCACCGTGAACACCCATGATGATAAAGAAGATGTTGCAAAACAGATGAGTAAATATGATTTCATGGCAATGCCTGTCGTGGATGATGAGGGGCGTCTCGTCGGAATTGTAACCTTCGATGATGCGATTGATGTTCTGGAAGAAGAGACAACGGAAGACTTCTCGAAACTGGCGGCTATGAGCCCTAATGAAGATTCTTATTTTAAGACTTCTGTTCCCATACATGCCAAAAACCGTATCGGGTGGCTCCTGGTCCTCATGCTCTCTGCAACCCTGTCCGGATCTGTTCTGAGGCACTATGAGGCGGCCTTTCAGGCAATCCCCCTTCTGGTATCATTTATCCCGATGCTGATGGGAATCGGGGGAAACTGCGGATCCCAGACATCGACTCTTGTGATCCGCGGACTTGCGCTGGATGAGATCCATATCGGAGATTTCTTCCGCATCATCTGGAAGGAACTGAGGATTGCGCTGATCGTCAGCGTTGTGCTGGCGATTGTCAACGGTATCAGGATTCAGCTGACGTATCACGATATGACGATTTCTCTGATCGTAGCGCTGTCTATGGTGGGGATTGTCATTCTTGGAAAACTGGTGGGAGGCATGCTTCCGATCGTCGCAAAAAGCCTGAAATTGGACCCGGCTTTGATGGCGACGCCGCTGATCACGACAATTTTGGACACGTGTTCGATTTTAATATATTTTGGGATTGCCACGCACTTTCTGGCGCTGACATGA
- a CDS encoding DegV family protein, giving the protein METRKIILSADSTCDLGQELKDRYDVHYYPFHVILRGQDYQDNVTITTEDIYQAYYEDKTLPKTAAINVSEYIDYFRPWTDAGYEVIHLNLGGALSSAHQNCMLAAEELPGVYPIDSYNLSTGIALLVIAAGDMIRRGLAAADIVRRLKELRSHCHASFILDTLDFMHAGGRCSSVVALGASLLNLKPCIEVDNSDGSMKVGRKYRGSLQKVLTRYTQDELKRYHNIRTDHIFITHSGIDSLCIEAVKRTIQETMKFTEIHVTKASCTISCHCGPNTLGILFMTD; this is encoded by the coding sequence ATGGAAACTCGAAAAATAATCTTAAGCGCAGACAGTACCTGTGATTTAGGCCAGGAGCTCAAAGACCGCTATGACGTGCACTACTATCCGTTTCATGTTATCCTGAGAGGACAAGATTACCAGGATAACGTCACGATTACAACAGAAGATATTTATCAGGCCTATTACGAAGACAAAACACTTCCAAAGACAGCTGCCATCAACGTCAGCGAATACATTGATTATTTTCGCCCGTGGACTGACGCCGGATACGAAGTGATTCACCTGAATCTTGGCGGCGCTCTCTCGAGTGCTCATCAGAACTGTATGCTGGCCGCCGAAGAACTCCCCGGTGTCTATCCGATTGACAGCTATAATCTTTCTACGGGAATTGCACTCCTTGTCATCGCTGCCGGTGATATGATCCGCCGGGGCCTTGCGGCGGCAGATATTGTCAGGCGTCTCAAGGAACTCCGCAGTCACTGCCATGCCAGTTTTATTCTGGATACCCTTGATTTCATGCACGCCGGAGGCCGCTGCTCCTCCGTGGTTGCGCTCGGTGCAAGTCTTCTGAATCTGAAGCCCTGTATCGAAGTAGACAACTCGGACGGGAGCATGAAAGTCGGACGCAAATACCGTGGAAGTCTGCAGAAAGTTTTAACCCGCTACACACAGGATGAGCTGAAACGGTATCACAATATACGGACTGACCACATTTTTATCACACATTCCGGCATCGACAGCCTGTGCATCGAGGCCGTAAAGAGAACCATACAGGAGACCATGAAATTCACTGAAATTCATGTGACAAAAGCAAGCTGTACTATTTCATGCCATTGCGGCCCAAATACGCTCGGCATTCTGTTCATGACTGATTAA
- a CDS encoding helix-turn-helix domain-containing protein: protein MQNYKVEMGLRLKEKRRNHRLTQEQMADRLNISIKHYSEVERGIAGLSIENIINVCDILGISIDYLLQGKEAETEVPEKILEMYRACPEEKQYLLLEIMEAISKLYDKRQ from the coding sequence ATGCAAAACTATAAAGTGGAAATGGGACTGCGGCTGAAAGAAAAACGTCGGAACCATCGTTTGACACAGGAGCAGATGGCAGACCGTCTGAACATCTCGATCAAGCATTACAGTGAAGTTGAAAGGGGAATCGCAGGGCTGTCTATAGAAAACATCATCAATGTCTGCGATATTCTGGGAATCAGTATTGACTATTTACTGCAGGGGAAAGAAGCTGAGACGGAAGTGCCGGAAAAAATACTGGAAATGTACCGTGCATGTCCGGAGGAAAAGCAGTATCTGCTGCTTGAGATAATGGAAGCGATTTCAAAATTGTACGATAAACGACAATGA
- a CDS encoding cation:proton antiporter, which translates to MEAYSVFKDLAIIVIAAKACGILARKLKAPQVVGEIVAGLLIGPSLLGWVQQTDFLMVMAEVGVVLLMFSAGLETNLKELMKTGPIALVIACAGVFIPLGAGTLFYMAMYGAAPWGSEGFLKAVFVGTIMTATSVSITVQTLREMGRLKGRVGTTILSAAIIDDVIGIIVLTVVIGFKDENSRASTTIISTALFFVFALVIGYVFYRVFKKIDSMYPHTRRIPIAGLALCLGLAYIAERYFGIADITGAYVAGIILCNIQDSEYIARKMDINSYMLFGPIFFASIGLKTDIKNFSMTLLVFSIGFVLVALVAKIIGCGLVARLCRFSGKDSLKIGIGMMTRGEVALIVAQKGLSAGFLESEYFTAVILLIIVSSVVTPILLKILYHGEPADVQEAS; encoded by the coding sequence ATGGAAGCGTACAGTGTATTTAAAGATCTGGCAATTATCGTGATCGCGGCGAAGGCGTGCGGGATTCTGGCAAGAAAGCTGAAGGCACCGCAGGTTGTCGGAGAAATTGTGGCGGGGCTTTTGATCGGACCGAGCCTTCTGGGCTGGGTGCAGCAGACTGATTTTTTGATGGTGATGGCTGAGGTCGGGGTGGTTCTGCTGATGTTTTCAGCAGGCCTGGAGACGAACCTGAAAGAGCTGATGAAAACAGGGCCCATCGCACTCGTGATCGCCTGTGCGGGAGTATTCATTCCGCTTGGAGCCGGGACGCTCTTTTATATGGCCATGTACGGTGCTGCACCGTGGGGGAGCGAGGGATTTCTGAAAGCAGTGTTCGTCGGGACGATCATGACAGCGACGTCTGTCAGTATCACGGTCCAGACTCTGCGGGAGATGGGGCGTCTGAAGGGACGTGTAGGGACAACCATACTGAGTGCGGCTATCATCGATGACGTCATCGGAATCATCGTGCTCACTGTTGTGATCGGATTTAAAGATGAGAATTCCAGGGCTTCTACGACGATTATCAGTACAGCCCTGTTCTTCGTATTTGCGCTGGTGATTGGGTACGTATTTTACCGGGTGTTTAAAAAAATCGACAGTATGTATCCGCATACACGCAGGATTCCGATTGCAGGTCTTGCGCTCTGTCTGGGACTCGCGTACATAGCAGAGCGGTACTTTGGGATCGCAGATATTACAGGGGCATATGTCGCAGGAATTATTCTGTGCAACATTCAGGATTCGGAATATATCGCGAGAAAGATGGATATCAATTCCTACATGCTGTTCGGTCCGATATTCTTTGCCAGTATCGGCCTGAAGACGGATATCAAGAACTTCAGTATGACACTGCTCGTCTTCTCTATTGGATTTGTGCTGGTGGCACTGGTGGCCAAGATCATCGGATGCGGACTTGTCGCGAGACTGTGCCGTTTTTCCGGCAAAGATTCCCTGAAAATCGGTATCGGAATGATGACAAGAGGGGAGGTTGCGCTGATTGTGGCACAGAAAGGCCTGTCAGCCGGCTTTCTTGAGTCGGAGTATTTTACAGCCGTCATCCTGCTGATCATCGTATCCTCGGTGGTGACACCGATTCTGCTCAAAATTTTATACCACGGGGAACCGGCGGACGTGCAGGAAGCGTCCTGA
- a CDS encoding aminopeptidase P family protein — MIKERLRQLGNEMKKRGIDYYIVPSDDYHGSEYVGEYFKCRQFITGFTGSAGTAVIWKDGAGLWTDGRYFLQAAEQLSGSGITLFKMGEDGVPDIPEFLKQQIKAGECLGVDGRTVSASWVKKVSELLRKKGASIRTDADLIDRIWEDRPPRSCRPVWMLPEIPGESSRDKAELVRGDMKREGCDLLILSSLDEIAWLLNMRGNDTACCPVALAYAVVGMQETVLYLQREALTKEAETAFQKCGVCLHDYEQIYEELPSAVQGKVIWADYDQLNAALADRLKGAASVLERESPVLNRKAVKSRNQLKRIRDAHLKDGIAVTRFLYWLKTHIGHERITEISAAKKLEEFRREQEGYLMPSFEPIMAFGKHGAVVHYSADEVSDAELSAEGMLLMDTGGHYREGTTDITRTVSLGVPDAGQRMHYTMVLAGNLRLAAAKFPYGCSGENLDILARQPLWDAGLDYNHGTGHGVGDLLSVHEGPQAIRWRHIRGKDTVVLEAGMVISDEPGLYLHGKYGIRLENLLACEEKEKSEYGQFMGFEILTMVPFDRKSIEPGLLGDSDRKLLNDYHRRVYETLAPHLDQQEAAWLEEITGEI; from the coding sequence ATGATAAAAGAACGTTTGAGACAGCTTGGTAATGAGATGAAAAAACGGGGAATCGATTACTATATCGTTCCGTCTGATGATTATCATGGTTCTGAGTATGTTGGGGAATATTTTAAATGCCGTCAGTTTATCACGGGATTTACCGGATCGGCAGGGACGGCAGTCATATGGAAAGACGGCGCCGGCCTGTGGACAGACGGCCGCTATTTTCTGCAGGCGGCAGAACAGCTTTCGGGGAGCGGGATCACACTGTTTAAAATGGGTGAGGACGGCGTGCCGGATATTCCGGAATTTCTGAAGCAGCAGATAAAGGCGGGAGAGTGTCTCGGTGTGGATGGACGTACTGTAAGCGCTTCGTGGGTAAAGAAGGTGTCTGAGCTGCTCCGCAAAAAGGGGGCGTCGATACGGACGGATGCTGATCTGATAGACAGAATCTGGGAAGACAGGCCGCCGCGTTCCTGCAGACCCGTCTGGATGCTTCCGGAAATTCCGGGTGAGAGCAGCAGGGATAAAGCCGAACTCGTGCGCGGTGATATGAAAAGAGAAGGGTGTGATCTTCTGATCCTGTCCTCGCTCGATGAGATCGCATGGCTTTTAAATATGAGGGGAAATGATACCGCGTGCTGTCCGGTGGCACTGGCCTATGCGGTTGTCGGTATGCAGGAAACTGTATTATATCTCCAGAGGGAAGCGCTGACAAAAGAGGCAGAGACGGCGTTTCAAAAGTGCGGGGTCTGCCTCCATGATTATGAACAGATCTATGAGGAACTTCCTTCTGCCGTCCAAGGCAAAGTAATATGGGCCGACTATGACCAGCTGAATGCAGCTCTGGCAGACAGGCTGAAAGGTGCGGCATCTGTTTTAGAAAGAGAATCCCCTGTTCTGAACAGAAAGGCTGTCAAAAGCAGGAACCAGCTGAAAAGGATCCGGGATGCACATCTAAAGGACGGGATTGCTGTTACACGATTTTTGTACTGGCTTAAGACGCACATTGGACATGAACGGATTACGGAAATCAGTGCTGCCAAAAAGCTGGAAGAATTCCGGCGGGAGCAGGAGGGGTATCTGATGCCCAGTTTTGAACCGATCATGGCTTTTGGGAAACACGGCGCAGTGGTACACTATTCTGCCGATGAGGTTTCGGATGCGGAACTTTCAGCGGAGGGAATGCTCCTGATGGATACCGGAGGTCATTACAGAGAAGGGACGACAGATATCACCAGAACGGTATCGCTGGGAGTGCCGGATGCCGGGCAGAGGATGCATTATACGATGGTGCTGGCAGGAAATCTGCGCCTTGCCGCCGCAAAGTTCCCTTACGGGTGCAGCGGAGAAAATCTGGACATCCTGGCCAGGCAGCCGCTGTGGGATGCGGGACTTGATTATAACCATGGGACTGGGCATGGGGTTGGTGATCTTCTGAGTGTCCATGAGGGTCCGCAGGCGATCCGCTGGCGTCATATCAGAGGCAAAGATACGGTTGTGCTGGAAGCGGGCATGGTGATATCGGATGAACCGGGGCTCTATCTGCATGGAAAGTACGGAATCCGCCTGGAGAATCTGCTGGCATGTGAGGAAAAGGAAAAGAGTGAGTATGGACAGTTTATGGGATTTGAAATTTTGACGATGGTACCGTTCGACAGAAAATCCATAGAACCGGGACTTCTCGGTGACAGTGACAGAAAACTGCTGAATGATTATCACCGCAGGGTATATGAAACGCTGGCCCCGCATCTGGATCAACAGGAGGCGGCATGGCTGGAGGAGATTACAGGAGAAATATAA
- a CDS encoding YjbQ family protein, giving the protein MAVYTKTKDYHTKAHMGMIDVTKDFQAAVTEACEKYHISAGTITGFTTGGVAGLTTLEFEPGMVTKDLKEAMDIFSPYRDRDGRVIHYKHHDTWHDDNGSSHIKSALLSPFITIPFVDGRITIGPWQNLTLVECDTRDRHREIVFQVMGE; this is encoded by the coding sequence ATGGCAGTTTATACCAAAACAAAGGATTATCACACAAAAGCCCACATGGGCATGATCGATGTTACAAAAGACTTCCAGGCCGCGGTCACAGAGGCATGTGAAAAGTATCATATCAGCGCCGGAACCATCACGGGTTTCACAACCGGAGGTGTCGCGGGTCTCACTACCCTTGAATTTGAGCCTGGAATGGTGACAAAGGATCTAAAGGAAGCTATGGATATTTTCTCTCCTTATCGCGACAGGGACGGCCGTGTGATCCATTACAAACACCACGACACCTGGCACGACGACAACGGATCCAGCCACATTAAATCAGCACTTCTCTCGCCGTTCATCACAATCCCCTTCGTGGACGGCCGCATCACCATCGGCCCCTGGCAGAATCTGACCCTGGTCGAGTGTGATACGAGAGACCGCCACCGGGAGATCGTATTTCAGGTCATGGGAGAGTGA